The Streptomyces racemochromogenes DNA segment CCCCACCCCGCCGCACCGAGCAGTCCCACCGCGAGCAAGCTGCTCGCGCCGGGGGCCGGCCTGGTGGACCGGGCGCGCGACTTCGTGACCGGCCGCGGGAAGTCCTGACCCCCTGCCCGGTGGCGGGCCCGCGGGCGGGCCTCCGGGCCGCCACCGGGGCGGGACGGTGACGTGCGTCATGCCGCGCGGCTGCCGGTGACGGCTACTCTGGTCAGCCACGAGCGGAGCGGAGCGGCTTCGCCCCGCAGCTCGCGGCCCCGGAAGGGGCAGGGCGAGCACGCCTCCCGAGGAACCGCCGTGTCCGCCGATCTCGCACCCCTCATAGCCGCCGGTACCCGCTGGCTGCTGGCCGCCTACCCGCCGCCCACAGCGGGCCCGTTCAGCCGGGCCCTGGCCGAGGCCCAGGCCGGGCAGGCGGTCACCGTCGCCGCCGCCCTGCGCTACCCGGACCCGCTCGACGCCCAGCTGCTGCATCTCCTGGGCCCCGGGGGGAGCGCCCGGCTGGACTGGACCACCGGCGTCGATCACGTCGCGGACGCCGGTGCCGAGGCCGACGCCGGCTGGCGGACCTGGGTGGACGAGATCGTCGTCAGCTGGGCGGCCTGCCTCCTGGCATCCCCCGCCCTCGCCGTCGAGGCCCACCTCCGGGTCGGTCACGGCCGGGCCGGCGAGGTCAGCCGTCTCACCCGTCCCGGTGATCACGAGCACGAGGCCGCAGCCCTGCTGCGCCATCCCGACCTGCTCGAACCGGTGGCCGCCCTCCACCGGGACACGCTGCTGGACCTGCTCGGCAACCGGAGCGCGGCCCTGGGTTAGCTCCCAGATCAGCTCCGCGGAGGACGGGGTGCCGGAGGGGGATCGGGTTCCCCGTCCTCCGCCGCCTGTGCCGGGCTGGTTCAGCCCGAGATCTGCTTGCGGCCGGACTCGCCACCGATGGCGATCTTGCGCGGCTTGGCGCGCTCGGCGATCGGGATCCGCAGGGTGAGGACGCCCGCGTCGTAGTCGGCTTCGATGTGCTCGGTGTCGAGGGTGTCGGCCAGGACGATCTGGCGGGAGAAGACGCCGAGGGGCCGCTCGGAGAGCTCCATCTGCACGCCGTCGGACTTCTCCGCGGGCCGGCGCTCGGCCTTCACCGTCAGCATGTTCCGCTCGACGTCGATGTCGATCGCCTCGGTGCTCACACCGGGGAGGTCGAAGGCGATCACGTACGTGTCGCCCTGCCGGTAGGCGTCCATCGGCATCACGGACGGCTTCGACCACGTGCCCGACGTGCCCGAGAGCTGCTGGACGATGCGGTCCATCTCGCGGAACGGGTCGGTGCGCATCAGCATCGCGAAACACCTCCAGTCGGTTCAGGCAGGAACTGCCCATGCGCTTCAACGTGCTCCCGTTGTAGCACGTCATCGAAACGATGACAAGCAGGACGTCATCGAGAGGATGACATGATGGATGCGCCGGTCCCGGAGGCATGGGACGGCCCGGTGTGGTCAGACGCGGGGGGGGGTGAGGATGCGCGACGCCGTCGTCGTGGTCACCGGAGCATCGAGCGGGATCGGCCGGGCCACCGCCGTGGAGTGCGCCCGTCGGGGTGCGCGGGTGGTGCTGGCCGCCCGCAGCGCCGCCGCGCTGGAACGGGCGGCCGGGGAGTGCCGGGCCCGGGGCGGCGAGGCCCTCGCCGTGCCGACGGACGTCAGCGACGAAGGGGCCGTCCGGCGGCTGGCCACCGCCGCCGTCGCGCGCTTCGGCCGGATCGACGCGTGGGTCAA contains these protein-coding regions:
- a CDS encoding Hsp20/alpha crystallin family protein — translated: MLMRTDPFREMDRIVQQLSGTSGTWSKPSVMPMDAYRQGDTYVIAFDLPGVSTEAIDIDVERNMLTVKAERRPAEKSDGVQMELSERPLGVFSRQIVLADTLDTEHIEADYDAGVLTLRIPIAERAKPRKIAIGGESGRKQISG